A genomic segment from Klebsiella africana encodes:
- the rseD gene encoding rpoE leader peptide RseD has protein sequence MHSNSQLAHNADFGWCFEDAWELGLGRHYLG, from the coding sequence ATGCACTCCAACAGTCAGCTTGCTCATAATGCAGATTTTGGGTGGTGTTTTGAAGACGCATGGGAATTGGGTTTGGGGAGACATTACCTCGGATGA